Below is a window of Danio rerio strain Tuebingen ecotype United States chromosome 11, GRCz12tu, whole genome shotgun sequence DNA.
GatcgcttgagctcagggcttctggGCTGCAGTGGACTATGTTGATCGGGTGTCCGCGTTAAGTTCGGTATCAATATGGTTCTCCTGAGGGAGCTCGGGACTACCAGGTTGTTTAAGGAGGGGTGAACCGGCCCAGGTCGGCGACGGAGCAGGTCAAATCCCCCGTGCTGATCAGTAGTGGGATCACACCTGAGAATAGACACTGCAGTGCAGCCTGAgcgacacagagagacgcagacttTTACACTAGTTGTTTTTACTCTGATATATCTTTCTAACAGTAAAAAGAAGTAATAAAGGTTTTGAGATGAGTGACATGGCTGTGTGTTAATAATTAGAAATAACTAAAAGTTAATTTTTTtcgagtgatgggttgcagctggaagggcatctgctaaaaacgtgctggataagttgggggttcattccgctgtggtaaaccaacgggactaagctgaaaagaaaataaatgaatgaataaaagtttatttgtagactagacattttatttgtaaacagaAATGAGTATATTTTGAAAAGACGATGTTTTAGACAGAAATATgttttgctgtggttactaactcaTAAGTGTGGTCTATCAATATCGGgtggtattttaaaaaattatagaaGAATTTCACTTtagttctctccgtgttggtgtgggttttcactGGTTggtctggtttaccccacaagtccaaagacatgcggtataggtgaattgggtaagctaaattgtctgtagtgtatgggtgttttccagtaatgggttgcaacatgggagggcatcctctgcgtaaaacatatgctggaaaaactggcggttcattccgctgtggtgacccccgattaataaagcgactaagccgaaatgaaaatgaatgattgaatgaatttcactttaaacataatttacacATTGTTACTTTGAACCCATCAtctgatatttggcagctccatcaagggttctgcattgtgttttctttttattgtgggAATAACCAGACAGGTATCAGCAGTTGTGACGGCTCTTTAATCACTCCTGATGTAAACAAAAGCACagattttacagtgtgtcttcgccctCATCACTTTTACATGCTTCAATCAgacaaatataaatcaaaaccTCAATTAAagtgaaaacacaaaaataacgAACTATGtgaaatatgtgaaaaagaaAGTTATACAtaatattgaaatataaaaacTGGCTTCAAAAGTCAAGTAAATATGATTTAAGATTAATTAGAGCTGCAGACACCCACCTCTCCCATGTGCAGTCAGTACAGAAAAGGAGGAGGCGGGTGCAGAACAGGAAATTAAAAAACTTAAGCTTTCTTAGAAATTTAAAGGAGCAGGTATACTTAATAAACACTTCAGgtaaaacacacattttgtgtAATTCTATAAATAAAGTGAACTATTATTTCTATACCTGTtacacaggcccggattggctaatcgggagcaccgggaaagttttttggccgcgagggccggtgtccctagctgcttgcactctcagcagtcgcacttttttcatttatttatttcatcatagcctcactctttttatttattttctcgcaggcAGCAAAACGCAGCcggcaggttaatgatgatcattTAGCATTCGACcttaaacagcggcaccttagtgaaaaaaagaatttgaataattaatattaatgaatattacacctgctcaatgaaaatcagatgattcactacattattaaatctgacataacttgatcagaaatataAAAAAGGGGTGAAAAGATTAAGCcttcaatagaaagtaatactgtggttaaaagagtCTTGCAGATACCAGCGCAATACTTATTTATTCTTCCAAACTCACCAACATAACAGCtacattgtggtccagtggtcagcatgttgtgTTGTGATGCTGCTGCTCTAACCTCTCCTGAgtaaagtgttatttttattattattatttcatttttagtgttaggAGGacaatataatactgtttgggttacttatgtgggtgtacatattttatttagatttttttgtgtgaccaccgttacaaaagACTGCATATCTATAaataattttgcacagaatatattgTCAGATATTGCAGGAAGGGACAATGTGATGTTTAAAGTATAGctttggagatttagctaccctttaatcttctcatatttatgaaaaacatttgaagttctaatgcagctgtttccttgaaaaagacgtgatagtgtctttagaaactgaattgcaaaggaccttattttaatatagtcagtcgtgaacagaggtgggccggtctaaggcttaaaactccagggctgaaaagaaaTCCCACTCCTGCCCTGCTGTTACAGTAACGGGCTGAATATGCTGTCATAGCCTGGAAAGCCAATGTTATCTGGCCTTTGTTACTTTTGTCCAGCGTTACTTTCGTCCCCGCTCTCCCCTACTATAAGGCACACAGAATCATTTATCATGTACAGACATGAACAGTCATATAGGGGTTTCACTGTCACATTTCTGTCAAAAACAGTGAAAAGttcaggctgatttatacttctgcaacaaGTTATCACCGTGACCTATATGGCACATGCCTTGCGTGAAGCCATGCACTTAAACTTCTGTGTTCTGttagtgttgctctgcaataacacttccaaaatgctagctGACAGCAGGTTTTCAATGTTCctttgtgttgagtttcttcttGTTAATGCAAAATACtgtagctcaaactcactcattcataGTCGGGAACCAGggaatgtgcaacaactttaatcataaggcaaacacaaaacaaaagtttccatatgGAGCTCCTTCACTGGATTCAACACCTGTAAATACTCTCCTGTAGCTCTCAGCCCTGACCACACATCTCAGCTCTACCAAGCTGACCATTCAAAGAGTTTGCGATACGCATTGTCgtgatatatagttttattttttgagagGTCAGCGTCAGTGTCCATACTCCATACACGTaaacttgatgcagaagtataaatcagctttaaaacgcatatgtgtgtgtgtctgtgtgcgcacaggaactttgtaatgacattgtgtgtgactcatcattgcagaaaggcttgaattaactccacattaTGAAGTaattcaaatacattatgaaaagTGCTTGACTACCGttcttttacagtatttttcaaTCATTTTGCCACAAATTGCAGAACCCtgatgtcaattttcaaaactctgGACACAAAACTCTGAACAGTCACTACTTTTAACACAAACTCTCCAGTGTTCAAAACTCTGCATGCTGCATTCATTTCCTTAAGGAAGTCTTGCATTTGCAGGATCATTGGTTCACATAATCCTATTATCATACAAATACTACAGGAACACTACTTTAGATCACCAGCACATTAAACGCACATCGTttcaataaacaatcattaacaatcattaaatattgttgtttaaaatatatgatacagGTTTCATGATGGTTTATATATAAGTGTAGAGGGAACGGTGCAGACAGTGGATATACTGATCTAGTTTTATTCATTCCATCATAATGTAGGTTTACTGTAATGTTTTCCTTACTGCACATCCCCATATAGAAAGCTGATATATGGCAACATGTGCAGATTACATTATTATAACATGTCATAATAgtcaataatttgtcaaaatagtgcaAAAATCGTCGAGGCAgtggtacagtaggtagtgctgtcgcctcacagcaagaaggttgctgggtcgctggttcgaacctcagctcagttggcgtttctgtgtggagtttgcatgtcctccctgcctttgcgtgggtttcctcccagtttcccccacagtccaaagacatgtggtacaggtgaattggctaggctaaattgtctgtagtgtatgagtgtgtgtgtggatgtttcccagagatgtgttgtggctggaagtgcatccgctgcgtaaaaacttgctggataagttggcggttcattctgctgtggcgaccccggattaataaagggaccaagccgacaagtaaatgaatgaatgagtgcaaaaatcactgtttacatttttttcagccatatcatacacacacacacacacacacacacacacacacacacacacacacacacacacacacacacacacaatgaatacacatttaaatacatatgtttgtgtgtttttgtttctctgCTGAAGCACCGCAGTAAAAATTATCTTAGGGTCTCATTTTGACCAGCACCAACTCTGGTTAGTGGGTTCCCACTTAGGAAGAggtcaaatttcatttttactgttgatcatcagttggcaccattaaatcCTTTACATTGCCCCGTGCAAAAGCGTGTCtgacttttatatggagttctgtgGAGTAAAACTGCAATTTATAGAGTACATGCATAagtacacttactatgtttactatgttctgacaGCTGAGGTGCCTATTTTGTATTTTCTCCTACACATCAATacactgtatgtgtgtaaaagtCTCTCTTACAACCTCACACACTCAATAAACACCATATAAAAGCAAGAAATCAAGCTTTTTTGAACTGTAACTGATGATCACCAGTAAAAATCACAAATCTTACCacttcccaacaggaaaaaccaccaacaatcaagaatgcatgattatacgcTGTCATGACGTTGCATTTAAAGATAATGGAAATCActtgggcaaaaacagccatgaacacAATGAAAGGGTGGTAAATTTgctcagagtgtattgttgagttttaaaaaaattctaaaagtattttcccaaaatatgtgtcaacaagacttgtcaccaaaaatcatcccatttgctgaaccacagagaaagttgttggtaaattaagcctcaaaatcagcccagagtggaccAAAACTTCACCAACGGCACAGAAGGGTTAAACACCCCCAAATCCTTGATGGGATGGTTCTAAAAGGcagtgctcacttctggacagaggggcaAGTGTACCAAGTGTAAGTGGAgaggtaaaggctgatttatacttctgcgtcaaacgctggcgtatgctacggcgttggcgcatagcccttcgccgtggccgtcgctgacgtgcacctctcaaaaattgtaactacatgtcgcaatgacgcgtagcgcaagctctgtgattggtcggcttggtagcgctgacgagtctgggcggggccgagagccgcgcgaatggcgcgagcgattgtttacaagtgtggagtcccgtgaaggagctccggatggaaagttttgttttgtgtttacctcatagttaaagttgttgcacatctgccggttcctgcctcaaaatgagcgagtttgagccacttgtacatcccggaagtgttcaggaaaagcaaaaaagcagtgaagaaactcgacacaaaggaacatttacacctcactgccaactagcgtttcggaagtgttattgcagaccaacagagacagcgcgcagaagtataaatgcacagccacgcgcgttgcatgcgctgtgggttacgccggtcacttgacgcagaagtataaatcaggcttaagagaGGTGTGACGTGGGCTCTCTTGGGATCATTGAAGACCAGATGAGCTGCAACATTTTGTTTGGCCAGGATTGattagatgagcatgtcatcggtgtaaatcagagatgcccaaactagggcccgtgggccaaagtgGATCtacggtaacctttgatttggccctccatcccatctgagaagagagggagaatgatggggagtttTTGGGAAAAGTctttaacagagattgtcatttctaatacaacataactttgttttttaactgttgagataaaaaaaataaacaaactgaaattaaacgTTTCAATGAAATGTtgtgaatgaatcaaataaaataatagtcaCTTGAAGGAGAGCAGACATTACAGAAGACATCAGCAAGCGAAGGCAAAGTGTATTTttagtgttataaatgggattgttcatgttttattgtaagactttcattcattataaaatgtataattattaatacaattaaagaattttaaatgttgtaaattacagtattcAGTGAATCATGTAaattatataatgaataataataattttacagtttGGTAAATTTACCTCCAGCCCACCACCCTCAGACGAGTTTAGTTTTTGgcctttcataagaaaaagtttccCTGAAGCACCTCTGAAATAAACTTTAACTAAAAGCTTTAGATTCTGAGCAGGACAGCACACTGGTTCTCCCGCAGCATGTTTGTTCATCATTTCTATCTTAATGTGTtgatcattttcttttgtgtttctgtATTGTGTGAAGGTCAACCAGTCCACAGTTTATGCTGCTATaatctttattcagttttattcataaactatgtacaatatatacactgtgctcacgtcggctccaggtctcttgggtgAAGGTCTCTCagtgacgtggtctcttctggtcgttGTGCGTCTCTGGTGGAGATGGGGAGCGGGAACGTTTCCCTCTGGCGTCCTGGACTGAAGATGCTGCACCagctgaggaagaggagggcagcGGCTTGGTCTGGCAGAAGGAAGGCCTCTttttcttctcagcagcataggcctcactgaacagatcaagtgcaaacacacacaagcaaacataATGTGAGATTTTCACAAACAATAGAACATGCTgcaatgccaagtacagtttactcacgcgtctatgatgggaatgacgtatttgCCGCTGCCGtccatcatgactccctttcggtttgggtcgtccacctccaacaggaagctgcggggaatccctgtgctcctccggatgcgcttgtgcggagcagagctgctgccctgtgaattcatgagtgacagtcaaacgacagagcaaacaatctgactgatggagacaagagctcaagttcacagcaaccataAGCTTAGAAAACCCAGTTACCCCTTTagaggggcagtgcctaatgtggtgtcctggGATCCCACAGTAAAAACAGACATAGTTGGGTGGAAGAAGCCCAAGCAGTGTCATGGCCTCACtgatgaacatcagaaccatgagaatcagctctaaCATTTCTCACAaaccaaacctgtcagtgtctgaacgctcacctgctggagtagtagcacagactggactggtacatcaccgcttttagcttgtcctcctctgatgcctttgcctcagccagattctcagtctgtttcacaggcatttgcacattagaattttattttactgGTCTGCCtaagaagctgtgtgtgtgtgtgtgtgtgtgtgtgtgtgtgtgtgtgtgtgtgtgtgtgtgtgtgtgttttttttttacacagtgtatTGATATTCTGCACTACATGTCATTATGACGCCTCAAATGCAAACACTGCAGTTCAATACAGAGCAGCACAGTGGggtgaattaatcatttgttcaataccttcaacagctgctccagtgagaggagtgaagaatCACCTGTTTGAGAAGATTTTGCAGATGGttcagcttgatgtctgcaaaacaaaacaaaggagcttgtgtgactaaaacaccacagACAGACTCAAACTCTTGATATAACATCTATCAGAGGAAGATTGCACTCATTTCACatgacttacccaacaaatcttctgttggaGGACTTCAGTCCAGCAGCAGGgacccgtctgatgatgaccgatgtgtttttagggatgagagcatcatcatctgtgtattctgacagcaaaataaagtttGAATATAGTAATAATCATTTACCATGGTATACTTTGAGtgccattagcattttaaaacactcaaaTCATCACTATGTGTCATCATCAGAGTCATGATAACACATCACAGCTTCTACAAGTCTGTCTGATAACACATCTAATGTTAGTGTAATATAGTTTAAGTGGCTTTTCCTCATCTCACCTTCATCAGTTTGGgctttgctgatcttcagctggcagaacttcagcctctcgcgcctcatgatctgccgcttcagctctccCGCAGTGATGTTGAGGccctcaaactggagcgagtcgtaggtgagtcgactctgaaaCCTGtaatgaacacaagacatactgaataCAAACCACAGTGtgataaaaagggtcaaacctgaatgATGGGAGAAGCAGACGATCAATCGATGTATCCAACAATCAATAATCTGGGAATCAGTAGCCACGAAGGACgccgagatcagatgccaatgacAGAGcaagttcaaaacaacacaaaaagaacCGTTGCCATGGATGCTGACGATCACGTGACGAGGCGCTAAAAACTTCCGCGTTATTTTCTCATTAATAATAGTGAAATcattacaatgataataattaaataaacagcagaacagttggccatctctgaataataaaCAGTGGCGTTTCCTTACACGAATGGTTCAGGACTCTGTATAGAGTCGGGCGAGTCACTGAATCAGTGATTCGCGGCTGAATGAATCACTTAAAGCTTCACTCGATTAAAGAggtctcttgctgccacctattggcgaTTTGTTTTTccgttttaaagtaatttaacactttttaaaaacacctttaaatgtattttctacaAATGTTCATCTCTGtatgttaaaatgatttaaaactctCTAAGctcatcatttatttgtttgccctTGATCTTCATTAtgtgttacagtttttttttccaattgttttgccacaaatttcagaaccctgATGTCAATTAAAAAATCTCTAGACACAAAACCCTAAACAGTCACTACTTTTAACACTCTCCAGTGTTCTGCATACAGCATTCATTCCCTTAAAGAAGTCTTGCATTTGCAGGATCATTGATTCACATAAtccttttataatacaaatactaCAGGAACACTACTTTAGATCACCAGCAGCACACAAGATGTACATCGCttcaataaacaatcattaacaatcattaaatattgttgtttaaaatatatgatacagGTTTCATTATGGTCTATAAGTGTAAAGGGAAACAGTGCAGACAGTGGATATACGGAACTAGTTTTATTCATTCCATCATAATGtaggtttactgtatttttttctcaCTTCACGTCCCCATATAGAAAGCTGATAAATGGCATGATATATGGTCCCATCTgcaaattacattattataaaatgtcataatagtcaataatttgtcaaaatagtgaaaaaatcattgtttatatttttttcaaccatatcatatatatatatatatatatatatatatatatatatatatatatatatatatatatatatatatatatatatatatatatttgtaggggtaaaatatataacataatggATCATATATATACgtaacatatatgtacatatttgtaattctaatattttaacaaatggcaatattttgacatgtataacatattttatatatgtaaaattcaTATGAACTATTATGTcacatatgtaatttgcatatatttctatatatcagatttctattttgGGATTTTGTGTTACCATCAGTCTGGTCTTGTGGATTTGGTCACGGGTTCTCCTCTACATTTCAGTGGTGTTTTCATTACTCAGAAAGAACCTTCTGTCAATGTAAATCCAGGCCTGACATTGGTCTGCTGTGACTGGGCTTTCTTACAGTGAtgtcaaatatataaacattgtctGTAAAAGTGGTACACAGAACAAAGAAATCATAAATATGGACTAAGGATGAATAAAGATGACATCTATAGATAATGTAGTTCAGTTGGGTCATCTTCTGTGGTAACTGATGTCATTTGATCTATCCTGATTATTTCATCATCTAAACATGTAATATTGTACATCAGTTTCCCCACATCAACAATAATGCAGCAGTTATTCATCATTTTGAGTGCTTGTATCAGTTGATAATAACATCATGTGAAGTAAATGAATACATGgttatttcaaatgtaatgtttgagttgcattttgaaatggGATCAATTTGAAGTTTAATTGTGTTATATTGAAAAGGTGATCTTAGTTCAATGAATAAAGTATGTTTGACTTGTGTGTGTTGTATCCAAGCATTTGAAAAAAGAGTTaaaagttttgcaaaaatgtacaattttggcAAAGGTTGTGAATTTTGCGTCTAGACTTTTGAAAATTGACACCAaagttctgaaatttgtggcaaaacaattgtaaaaacctgtaataaaaaaaagagaaaggatAAATCTTATAGATGATGAGCACAAATCTGAAAGCATCTGTGGATCTGTCACAATCCACTCATTTATTATCATTACTGTGGGTTTCTTCATCATAAAAATAAGCTCATGTAAgaaatgaaatattacaaatatttttgatgtctttgacaattcaaaacatgagctgaaaacagagactgttgTTCTGTCTTTTCATCTAGCAGCAATAATGACGACTGGAAAACTTTGTTTAGAACGAAAATGAACTGTTTACTGAAGTTTTTGTATACTGAAGCAGGAGCAAAACTccgaacacacacactctctcacactgaGTCAGTTGCCAATGGTTACAGGCGCGCTTTCAGTAGCGCTAAGCATCATAGGAAAACTGTTCTTAAAGCAAAACAGCATATATAAATGCCAAGGTAAATAAATTCACTTTATGACAATTAAACGATAAATGGAGCATTAATAAATCACTCTTGCAGCTACATATCAATTTAAGTCATAACATCCTCCACCCCATGAACAACTGTTCATCTACTCAATCTCTAATGCATATAGCAATTGAATTGGTCTTCTCAAAACAGTCTCTGCAGATGTGCGAACAGCACATGCTCGAACTTTACCATCTCGCCCTGGAAACAAAAGTTCAATTTTTCCTAACTTCCAAGATTGCCTTGGCATGTTAGCTTCTCCAATGAGAACAATGTCCCCAATTTTCAGCTCAGTAGGTTTCTGTATGCGGCACGAATGTGCAGATTTCAGGTCTAACAGATAGTCCTTTCTCCAGCGGTTCCACAGGACGGTTATGAGTCGATTCCTGTATCTCCATCTCCATGTCATATCCTCTTTGTTCACAGTGGGGTGATCATAGTCCGCAGGAAATGGTTTTGGTGGCAGTGCAGTTAGTCGCTCGCCAACTAGAAAGTGTGCAGGTGTAAGTGGCTGTGGGTCATCAAGTTCATTATTGACAAAGGTAAGTGGTCTGGAGTTAAGTACAGCTTCTACTTCTGTAAGTAGTGTACACATCTCTTCGAAAGTTAGTGATGCTCTCCCAAGCACCTTTCTCAGACACGTCTTCACAGATCGAACTAACCTCTCCCAAAAGCTGCCCCACCAGGCTGCTCGCTCTACGATGAAACGCCAGGTGATGCCCTTCCCTGAGAAATATTCTAGAACTTGAGGATCTTTAATTGTTTGCCACAGCTCACTAAGATCTTGATTGGCTCTTTTGAATGTTTTGGCATTGTCTGAATAAATTATCTTGCACAGTCCTCTTCTAGATACAAATCGCTTAAGTGCTAGCAGGAAGCTTTCTGTTGATTGGCTTGAAACCAGCTCCAAGTGCACTGCTCTGGTGACGGCACATGTGAACAATGCAATGTAGGCCTTGCATAACACACGATCATTTTTTACATACAGAGGACCTGCAAAATCAATGCCAGTCACTTCAAATGGAGGGGTCTCTACTATCCTATCTCGGGGCAAGGGGACAGTGTCCTGTTGTGAGGGCTTTGCTTTAAATCTTTTGCACACAGCACATTTTGACAGAATAGTTTTCACAAGTTGTCGGCCTTGTAAAATCCAGTATTTACTCCTAATTTGTACTAGAGTGTCTCTCAAACCTGAATGCATAGTTAATTCATGGTTGTGCTGCACTAGCAGCTCACAGTATCTGGCCCTTTTAGGTAGAATCCATGGGTGCTTTTCCCTGTAACTGAATTTTGATTGTTGCAGTCTGCCTCCAACACAGATTAATTCATCGTCATCCAGGAAAGGTTTCAGTTCTTTTATTTTTGAGTCCGCATTTAGGCCTTTGTGAGCTTTTAGCAAAGTAATCTCATGCCTGAAGTTGCTGTCTTGTGTCACTTTTATCCAGTACTTTTCAGCCTCAAACATTTCATCTGCAGTTAACTCACCGCGTCTTTTAGAGCTTGATTTACTGTTGTGCATGAACCTCTTGATCCAAGCAGTTATTCGCAATACTCTGTTCAGTTTACTGTACTTTGCTAAATTTAACAAAGATTCCATTCCACTGTTGTCCTCGCAACTGTTAAGTTCATTTTCCTTTAGATTAGTCACAGTCTGACCTCTAGTGGGAAGGTCTGCGGGATTGTCTTTGCTCCTACAGTGTGACCACATTGCAGGGTTAGTTATAGACTGTATTTCAGCCACTCTGTTTGACACAAACTGTTTCCACTTGTGAGCTGGACTTTGAATCCACTGTAGTACGATCATAGAATCAGTCCACATGTGAAGTGATTGGGGATCCATATTCATCGGTTTTAACAAGCTGTTTCCTAGTCTTGCACCAATCACCGCACCCATAAGCTCATGACATGGCAGTGACATTTTCTTCAAAGGCGCTACCCTGGACTTGGAAGCGACAAGGCAAGTAGTCTTTGTTCCATCGTTCAGCTCTAGTAACAGGTAGGCAGCAGCACTATAGGCTCGTTCACTCGCATCACAGAACACGTGAAGTTGCTGTGCATCATGTCTGTGCTCGGATGTTATTCCATACCAGCGCTGGATGACTATGTGGTGGATCTGTGCTAGCTCTGAGCACCATTTTCTCCATTCTTTTTCAATGTCTGCAGGCAGCTCCTCATCCCAGCCGAGACCACGCGTCCACATCTCTTGAAATAGGCATTTGACTCGCACAGTGAAGGGAGTGAGGAATCCTATTGGGTCGAATATGCGAGCAGAGAGTTTCAGAATGGCTCTTTTTGTGTTCTCTCCCTTTGCTACAGCATCTAGTAACGCAGTCAAATCAAAGACAAAGTCATCTGTCTCAGTTCTCCAAACCAGGCCTAATACCTTCAATACAGATCCTGGCATTTCTTTATCTGGAACAACGTCATTTCTCACTGTTTTCCATTTTTCCTTTAACACATGACAGTTGGTTGTCCATTTGCACAGGTCCATGCCAGCAGTTGACATAATCTGTTTTGCAGTAGTTGTTATGGAGAAGGCCTTTTCAACATCACTTGCACTTGAGATGAAATCATCAACATATAGTGATTCTTTTATTATGTTTACTACCTCAGGATTCTGCTCTTCATATTTCTTCAGATGCTTTCTCACGGTAGCTGCAAGGAGAAATGGGCTGGGGACACTCCAAACACTACTCTCGTCATCCGTAGCACACGCAGCTTCTCGCCTTTATTCTCATGTGGTGGCACAGCAAGCCAGAGAAATCGTACTGCATCCCTGTCCTTCTCAGCAAGAGAAATCTGCAAGAAAGCCTTCTTGATGTCTGCTGTAAATGCGATTGCATTCAGTCTGAATTTGATTAATATGCTGAGAAGATCTGGGTTCAGATTAGGACCAGTTAGCAAACAGTCATTTAGTGATGGAGAATCAGTTTCATGTGATGATGCATCAAACACCACTCTGAGCTTTGTTGTTACCTTGTCTTCACGCAGAACAGCATGATGAGGCATGTAATATTTTGCAGTGGGCTGAGATGACTGATCCTCCGCAACTTCTTCGACAATGCCCTGCTCAAGGTAATCA
It encodes the following:
- the si:dkey-27d5.13 gene encoding E3 ubiquitin-protein ligase RBBP6, which gives rise to MSCVHYRFQSRLTYDSLQFEGLNITAGELKRQIMRRERLKFCQLKISKAQTDEEYTDDDALIPKNTSVIIRRVPAAGLKSSNRRFVGHQAEPSAKSSQTGDSSLLSLEQLLKTENLAEAKASEEDKLKAVMYQSSLCYYSSRAAALLRTSASGGAQGFPAASCWRWTTQTERES